Proteins encoded by one window of Streptomyces sp. NBC_01477:
- a CDS encoding ABC transporter substrate-binding protein, with protein sequence MSDDNPQTPHTPQPGGATPDPSQPGLVDANVDLDAAEGVSRRRALTLGAVGVGVAAAAGLGSWAFIRSDKKDSSKADGLTVTKSWADRKLTVTAPSGVCDAPLVVAYENGFFRDAGLNVVLKKTGTDEDATAAVGSGKYIATNGIFFNFLGPIYNGTPVKLSGGLHHGCLDLYARNDGSVPTVASLRGKKIGVSSLQGSATNFFSLDLLDAGINSSPAAKQVTWVVIEQDLLPKALQDRKVDAIATAGGFLPIIEGVKAGWARELSDNRSISRNSAYPCCAVALNGTFVSQDPVTAARLVNAWARGSRWAGANLQATAEIESAKHHVPDTAANILPVLQTLTFDPSPKNLQEQLEPGIAKFIHTGFLPATTDAKALADKVFVNLGLNF encoded by the coding sequence ATGAGTGATGACAACCCGCAGACGCCGCACACGCCGCAGCCCGGCGGTGCGACGCCCGACCCCTCGCAGCCCGGCCTCGTCGACGCGAACGTCGACCTCGACGCCGCCGAGGGCGTCTCCCGGCGCCGTGCGCTCACCCTCGGCGCCGTCGGCGTGGGTGTCGCGGCAGCCGCGGGCCTGGGCAGCTGGGCCTTCATCAGGAGCGACAAGAAGGACAGCAGCAAAGCCGACGGCCTGACCGTCACCAAGTCGTGGGCCGACAGGAAGCTGACCGTGACCGCCCCCAGCGGCGTGTGCGACGCCCCGCTGGTCGTCGCGTACGAGAACGGCTTCTTCCGGGACGCCGGGCTGAACGTCGTCCTGAAGAAGACCGGCACCGACGAGGACGCCACCGCGGCCGTCGGCTCCGGCAAGTACATCGCGACCAACGGGATCTTCTTCAACTTCCTCGGCCCGATCTACAACGGCACGCCCGTCAAGCTGTCCGGCGGGCTGCACCACGGCTGCCTCGACCTCTACGCCCGCAACGACGGCTCGGTGCCGACCGTGGCCTCGCTGCGGGGCAAGAAGATCGGGGTGAGCAGCCTCCAGGGCTCGGCGACCAACTTCTTCTCCCTGGACCTGCTCGACGCCGGCATCAACTCCAGCCCGGCGGCCAAGCAGGTCACCTGGGTGGTCATCGAGCAGGACCTGCTGCCGAAGGCCCTCCAGGACAGGAAGGTCGACGCCATCGCGACCGCGGGCGGCTTCCTGCCGATCATCGAGGGGGTCAAGGCGGGCTGGGCCAGGGAACTCTCGGACAACCGCAGCATCAGCCGCAACTCCGCCTATCCCTGCTGCGCGGTCGCCCTGAACGGGACCTTCGTCAGCCAGGACCCGGTCACCGCCGCCAGGCTCGTGAACGCGTGGGCGCGGGGCTCGCGTTGGGCGGGGGCGAACCTCCAGGCCACGGCCGAGATCGAGTCCGCCAAGCACCACGTGCCGGACACGGCGGCGAACATCCTGCCGGTGCTCCAGACGCTCACCTTCGACCCGTCGCCCAAGAACCTCCAGGAGCAACTGGAGCCCGGCATCGCCAAGTTCATCCACACCGGTTTCCTCCCCGCCACCACCGACGCCAAGGCGCTCGCCGACAAGGTCTTCGTCAACCTTGGTCTCAACTTCTGA
- a CDS encoding ABC transporter permease, with product MDFSTLTADPAAPDPDKAPDKAPAPTPTTVQGAARIHAALEKVTHPVRVNPILISAGILGWTAFSVVTKAVHDSPRLPLRDAASVRGTTDFTTAVGVAVAGTAAVLWALSGVRGRLGARAAARVAHGSAWLFGSALWAIFWETSTAKTQTLSTPYFAAPQEILDHLWSDKRILAESLGNSLKLLALGFVLGLLAGLVTGVVIGWWQQANYWVHPILMFLGPVPTLAWVPVIFVLFPSSYSGAVFLIAVSVWFPITVLTRAGIVSIPRSYYDVTQTLGAKSWFLMLRVSLPAALPSIFTGAFMALGSSFVSLTVAENFGVNSGLGWYLNWQKSWGDFPGLYAGIVVLVVVCGVLLTLLFRLRSWVLRWEKELTRW from the coding sequence ATGGACTTCAGCACGCTCACCGCGGATCCGGCCGCGCCGGATCCGGACAAGGCGCCGGACAAGGCACCGGCTCCCACCCCGACGACCGTCCAGGGCGCGGCGCGTATCCACGCGGCCCTGGAGAAGGTCACCCATCCCGTACGGGTCAACCCGATCCTCATCAGCGCCGGCATCCTCGGCTGGACCGCCTTCAGCGTGGTGACCAAGGCCGTGCACGACAGCCCGCGGCTGCCGCTGCGCGACGCCGCCTCCGTCCGCGGCACCACGGATTTCACCACGGCCGTCGGTGTGGCCGTCGCCGGGACCGCCGCGGTGCTCTGGGCGCTCAGCGGCGTCCGCGGGCGCCTCGGCGCCCGCGCGGCGGCCCGCGTCGCGCACGGTTCCGCCTGGCTGTTCGGCTCGGCCCTCTGGGCGATCTTCTGGGAGACCTCCACCGCCAAGACGCAGACGCTCTCGACCCCCTACTTCGCCGCTCCCCAGGAGATCCTCGACCACTTGTGGAGCGACAAGCGGATCCTCGCCGAGAGCCTCGGCAATTCGCTCAAGCTGCTCGCGCTCGGCTTCGTCCTCGGCCTGCTCGCCGGTCTGGTCACCGGCGTGGTGATCGGCTGGTGGCAGCAGGCCAACTACTGGGTGCACCCGATCCTGATGTTCCTCGGGCCGGTGCCGACGCTCGCCTGGGTGCCGGTCATCTTCGTCCTCTTCCCCAGCTCCTACAGCGGCGCCGTGTTCCTGATCGCGGTCAGCGTGTGGTTCCCGATCACGGTGCTGACCCGGGCCGGCATCGTGAGCATTCCCCGCTCGTACTACGACGTCACCCAGACGCTGGGCGCGAAGAGCTGGTTCCTGATGCTGCGGGTGAGCCTGCCGGCGGCGCTGCCGAGCATCTTCACCGGCGCCTTCATGGCACTCGGCTCGTCCTTCGTGAGCCTCACGGTGGCCGAGAACTTCGGGGTGAACTCCGGACTCGGCTGGTATCTGAACTGGCAGAAGAGCTGGGGCGACTTCCCCGGCCTGTACGCGGGCATCGTCGTCCTGGTGGTCGTCTGCGGTGTCCTGCTGACCCTGTTGTTCCGCCTGCGCAGCTGGGTGCTGCGCTGGGAGAAGGAGCTGACCCGATGGTGA
- a CDS encoding ABC transporter ATP-binding protein, protein MVTHAGAAIDIRNVTQAFRHGNDDLPVLDDVSLSVEPGEFIALVGPSGSGKSTLIRLLAGLDRPLFGSVRVDGGPVTAPDPSRALVFQDPTLLPWRTVRGNVAIGPQARRAHAGAKARIDDALALVGLTDFADAWPAQLSGGMAQRAALARALVNDPSVLLLDEPLGKLDALTRRVLQGELLRLWQERGFTAVLITHDVSEALVLADRLVVLSPRPARIREVVEVGLDRPRDQSAPEFVGLRTRILALLDEEATTPPDELQETH, encoded by the coding sequence ATGGTGACCCACGCGGGTGCCGCGATCGACATACGCAACGTCACCCAGGCGTTCCGGCACGGCAACGACGACCTTCCCGTCCTCGACGACGTCTCCCTGTCGGTCGAGCCCGGTGAATTCATCGCGCTCGTCGGCCCGAGCGGTTCGGGCAAGTCGACGCTGATCCGGCTGCTCGCGGGGCTCGACAGACCGCTGTTCGGCTCGGTGCGGGTCGACGGCGGGCCCGTGACGGCCCCGGACCCGAGCCGCGCGCTCGTCTTCCAGGACCCGACGCTGCTGCCGTGGCGCACGGTCCGCGGCAATGTCGCGATCGGCCCGCAGGCACGGCGGGCCCACGCCGGGGCGAAGGCCCGGATCGACGACGCCCTGGCGCTGGTCGGTCTGACCGACTTCGCCGACGCCTGGCCCGCCCAGCTCTCCGGCGGCATGGCGCAACGGGCCGCGCTGGCCCGGGCGCTGGTCAACGACCCGTCCGTCCTGCTCCTCGACGAACCGCTCGGCAAGCTCGACGCCCTGACCCGCCGTGTCCTGCAAGGCGAGCTGCTGCGGTTGTGGCAGGAGCGGGGCTTCACGGCGGTGCTCATCACCCACGACGTCAGCGAGGCGCTCGTCCTGGCCGACCGCCTGGTCGTGCTGTCCCCCCGTCCGGCCCGCATCCGCGAGGTCGTCGAGGTCGGGCTCGACCGCCCCCGCGACCAGTCCGCTCCGGAGTTCGTCGGCCTGCGGACGCGGATCCTCGCGCTGCTGGACGAAGAGGCCACGACGCCACCGGACGAACTCCAGGAAACCCACTGA
- a CDS encoding YcnI family protein has product MSHHAKTLVMTVSAAAALLLGLAAPASAHVTVTSSSTEGGGSAVLTFTVPDESATAHTVGLTVRLPTATPLTSVLSAPVPGWTVDLTRTTLATPSKDDDGNTITSAVTQVTWTATAGGLAPGQFGEFSLAVGPLPATGTLYLPAVQRYSDGTQVNWVQQAQGSAEPEHPAPSVAITPAGAAGGAKAASEEGSGDGWGIGLGAAGIVLALAAGAVGGAALTRARRPAVQPPVDSGAGLTRTPS; this is encoded by the coding sequence ATGTCCCACCACGCGAAGACCCTCGTCATGACCGTGTCCGCCGCCGCAGCCCTGCTGCTCGGCCTGGCGGCACCGGCAAGCGCGCACGTCACCGTGACGTCGTCCAGCACCGAGGGCGGCGGCAGCGCCGTGCTGACCTTCACGGTGCCCGACGAATCGGCGACGGCGCACACGGTCGGGCTGACCGTACGGCTGCCGACCGCCACTCCGCTCACGTCCGTCCTCAGCGCGCCCGTCCCCGGCTGGACCGTCGACCTCACCCGGACCACGCTCGCCACGCCGTCGAAGGACGACGACGGCAACACCATCACCTCGGCCGTCACGCAGGTCACCTGGACGGCCACCGCCGGCGGGCTGGCACCGGGCCAGTTCGGCGAGTTCTCGCTTGCGGTCGGCCCGCTGCCGGCCACCGGCACGCTCTACCTGCCGGCCGTCCAGCGCTATTCGGACGGCACGCAGGTGAACTGGGTCCAGCAGGCGCAGGGTTCGGCCGAACCCGAGCATCCGGCGCCGAGCGTGGCCATCACGCCGGCCGGGGCGGCGGGCGGCGCCAAGGCCGCCTCCGAGGAGGGCTCCGGGGACGGCTGGGGCATCGGCCTGGGCGCCGCGGGCATCGTCCTGGCGCTGGCGGCGGGCGCCGTGGGCGGCGCGGCACTGACCCGCGCGCGGCGCCCCGCGGTCCAGCCGCCGGTGGACAGCGGTGCGGGCCTGACCCGCACCCCCTCGTGA